In Spiroplasma chinense, a single window of DNA contains:
- a CDS encoding ROK family protein, whose amino-acid sequence MSNQAKYCFAVDLGGTTAKCAIIKDEIIEERFIVETQIGQVLENIKSVFDEKIVKYNIEDKDLEFVAITICGLIDYENGISIWTGNLEWSNFEVVKFLKELFHNENVFILNDSKAATYGEYVKGLNKEKPNMLLYTLGTGIGGGVILNSELYFGGNTKLASEPGHSGGFQNKYQCNCGLIGCIEGLSSATGIEKEINKNHEYYENKLGLNKDKYTIKDIAELFYNGDKKTVELFEECFLPLVKHMAVSIHLMDFDMVVIGGGPSAMGDHLLNLLKKQLKNYLMPPFYEKLDLRIAKLRNDAGLWGVYHFAKLKLDELKK is encoded by the coding sequence ATGAGTAATCAGGCAAAATATTGTTTTGCTGTTGATTTAGGAGGAACTACTGCCAAGTGTGCAATTATTAAAGATGAAATAATTGAAGAAAGATTTATAGTAGAAACACAAATTGGCCAAGTTCTTGAAAATATAAAGAGTGTATTTGACGAAAAAATTGTCAAATACAATATTGAAGATAAAGATTTAGAATTTGTAGCAATTACAATTTGCGGACTTATAGACTATGAAAATGGTATTTCTATATGAACCGGTAATCTAGAGTGAAGTAATTTTGAGGTAGTAAAGTTTCTAAAAGAGCTATTCCATAATGAAAACGTATTTATTTTAAACGATTCTAAAGCAGCTACCTATGGAGAATATGTAAAAGGTTTAAATAAAGAAAAACCTAATATGTTGCTCTATACATTAGGAACTGGTATTGGGGGTGGAGTTATCCTTAATAGTGAATTATATTTTGGGGGTAACACAAAATTAGCAAGTGAACCTGGCCATTCGGGCGGTTTTCAAAATAAATACCAATGTAACTGTGGGTTAATAGGGTGTATAGAAGGATTGAGTAGTGCAACGGGTATTGAAAAAGAAATCAATAAAAACCATGAATACTACGAAAATAAATTAGGATTGAACAAGGATAAATATACCATCAAAGATATTGCTGAATTATTTTACAATGGTGATAAAAAAACAGTTGAACTATTTGAGGAATGTTTTTTACCATTGGTAAAACACATGGCTGTCTCTATTCATTTAATGGATTTTGATATGGTTGTAATTGGTGGAGGTCCAAGTGCTATGGGGGATCATCTACTTAATTTACTTAAAAAACAATTAAAAAACTACTTGATGCCACCATTCTATGAAAAGCTAGATTTAAGAATAGCTAAACTTAGAAATGATGCAGGCTTATGAGGGGTTTATCATTTTGCAAAATTAAAATTAGATGAGTTAAAAAAATAA